In one window of Paracoccus saliphilus DNA:
- the hisB gene encoding imidazoleglycerol-phosphate dehydratase HisB, with product MRKAKITRKTAETQIEVELNLDGTGQYENHTGVGFFDHMLDQLSRHSLIDLSVTANGDLHIDDHHTVEDTGIAIGQALVKALGDKKGIRRYGSFHLAMDDTLVRAALDLSGRSYLVWNVEFPSQKIGSFDCELVREFFQALSTHGGITLHIDRLHGLNSHHIAEAAFKAAARALREAVEPDPRMSGVLPSTKGAL from the coding sequence ATGCGCAAGGCCAAGATCACCCGCAAGACCGCCGAGACACAGATCGAGGTGGAGCTGAATCTCGACGGAACCGGCCAGTATGAAAATCATACCGGCGTGGGATTCTTCGATCACATGCTGGACCAGCTCTCGCGGCATTCGCTGATCGACCTGAGTGTCACCGCCAATGGAGATCTGCATATCGACGATCACCACACGGTCGAGGATACCGGCATCGCCATCGGGCAAGCGCTGGTGAAGGCGCTTGGCGACAAGAAGGGCATCCGCCGCTATGGCAGCTTTCACCTGGCGATGGATGACACGCTGGTCCGCGCGGCTCTGGACCTGTCGGGGCGGTCATACCTCGTCTGGAATGTCGAGTTCCCGAGCCAGAAGATCGGCAGCTTCGACTGCGAACTGGTGCGGGAGTTTTTCCAGGCGCTGTCCACGCATGGCGGCATCACCCTGCATATCGACCGGTTGCATGGGCTGAACAGCCACCACATCGCCGAGGCCGCCTTCAAGGCCGCCGCCCGCGCCCTGCGCGAAGCGGTCGAGCCCGATCCGCGCATGTCCGGCGTGCTGCCTTCGACCAAGGGCGCGTTGTGA
- a CDS encoding TrkH family potassium uptake protein, with the protein MKHPLSTALRRWLEHTPPPAVLATLYMVLILLGGLALKLPFMTREAISLSDALFTSTSAVTVTGLAVIDTELTLTFWGQLLVALLIQLGGLGLMTFAVLVLSALGLPLGITHHTYLREDLNQTSYVRLMKLVKTIVRVVLMAEIAGAMLLCLAFMPRTGLGPGLWHAIFHSVSAFNNAGFSTFSSGLTEYATDPIINSVIPLLFITGGIGYLVISDVFRQRFWQGWSLHTRLMLVGTAALVVIGVGLTAFLEWNNPRTLGAYDSAASRLTLAWFQGVTTRTAGFNTTDIGGLHDSTSLLYMALMVIGGGPTSTAGGIKVTTVVVMLLATLAFFRRRTEIWAFGRSIGLDEVLKVMALIAIAAVLVFTAVFLMTVTHDGHFLDISFEVASAFGTTGLSRGYTSELNGFGRGIIMLVMFLGRVGPLTLGFFLATRITPRVRYPEGQVHLG; encoded by the coding sequence GTGAAACACCCCCTTTCGACCGCCCTGCGGCGATGGCTTGAACACACCCCGCCGCCCGCGGTGCTGGCCACGCTGTATATGGTGCTAATCCTGCTCGGAGGGCTGGCGCTGAAACTGCCCTTCATGACACGAGAGGCGATCAGCCTCAGCGACGCGCTCTTTACCTCGACCTCGGCGGTGACCGTGACCGGGCTCGCCGTCATCGACACGGAACTGACGCTGACCTTCTGGGGCCAGCTTCTGGTGGCGCTGCTGATCCAGTTGGGCGGGCTGGGGCTGATGACTTTCGCCGTTCTGGTCCTGTCGGCGCTGGGGCTGCCGCTTGGCATCACCCATCACACCTACCTGCGCGAGGATCTCAACCAGACCTCCTATGTCCGGTTGATGAAACTGGTGAAGACGATCGTCCGCGTCGTGCTGATGGCCGAGATCGCGGGTGCGATGCTGCTGTGCCTGGCCTTCATGCCCCGCACCGGGCTGGGGCCGGGATTGTGGCACGCGATCTTTCACTCGGTCTCGGCCTTCAACAATGCCGGCTTCTCGACCTTTTCGTCGGGGCTGACGGAATACGCCACCGACCCCATCATCAACAGCGTGATTCCCCTGCTCTTCATCACCGGAGGCATCGGCTATCTGGTCATCTCGGATGTCTTCCGGCAACGCTTCTGGCAGGGCTGGTCGCTGCATACACGGCTGATGCTGGTAGGCACCGCGGCGCTGGTAGTGATCGGGGTCGGGCTGACCGCCTTTCTCGAATGGAACAACCCCCGCACGCTCGGCGCCTATGACAGTGCCGCCTCGCGCCTGACACTGGCCTGGTTCCAGGGCGTGACGACGCGGACGGCGGGTTTCAACACCACCGATATCGGCGGACTGCACGATTCCACGTCGTTGCTTTACATGGCGCTGATGGTGATCGGTGGCGGGCCGACTTCAACGGCGGGCGGCATCAAGGTGACAACGGTGGTCGTCATGCTGCTGGCCACGCTGGCCTTTTTTCGCCGCCGGACCGAGATCTGGGCCTTTGGCCGGTCGATCGGGCTGGACGAGGTGCTCAAGGTCATGGCGCTGATCGCCATCGCCGCCGTGCTGGTCTTCACGGCGGTTTTCCTGATGACCGTCACCCATGACGGCCATTTCCTCGATATCAGCTTCGAGGTCGCCTCGGCCTTCGGCACCACCGGCCTGTCGCGCGGCTATACGAGCGAGTTGAACGGGTTCGGACGCGGTATCATCATGCTGGTGATGTTCCTGGGCCGGGTCGGGCCGCTGACGCTTGGATTCTTCCTCGCCACCCGCATCACGCCCCGTGTCCGCTATCCCGAGGGTCAGGTGCATCTTGGCTGA
- a CDS encoding potassium channel family protein translates to MGKEKRSFVVVGLGAFGSVVATELARFGNRVLGIDRSQKRVAALADQLSNAVILDATDEGALREAGVDRYDVGMVSIGNDLESSVIAAMNLRLIGIETIWAKAESRTHHRILSKIGADRVVLPGLEMGRHAAQMLNNPAVQDYVSLGNGFSVVNLLIPERLKGKKLSDLPFDAGITRLGMMRGTEYIDLRERDPVLLTNDRLLLLGKRVELTQFGDRL, encoded by the coding sequence ATGGGCAAGGAAAAACGAAGTTTCGTCGTCGTCGGCCTTGGTGCTTTCGGCAGCGTGGTCGCAACGGAACTGGCACGATTCGGTAATCGTGTGCTGGGCATCGACAGAAGTCAGAAACGTGTCGCGGCACTAGCCGATCAGCTCTCCAACGCCGTCATTCTCGACGCCACGGACGAAGGCGCACTGCGCGAGGCCGGGGTAGATCGCTACGACGTCGGGATGGTGTCGATCGGCAACGACCTGGAAAGCAGCGTCATCGCGGCGATGAACCTGCGACTGATCGGGATCGAAACGATCTGGGCCAAGGCCGAGAGCCGCACCCATCACCGCATCCTCTCGAAGATCGGCGCCGACCGGGTCGTCCTGCCGGGGCTCGAGATGGGCCGACATGCCGCGCAAATGTTGAACAACCCGGCGGTGCAGGATTATGTCAGCCTCGGCAACGGGTTTTCCGTGGTCAACCTGCTGATCCCCGAACGGCTGAAGGGCAAGAAACTGTCCGACCTGCCTTTTGACGCCGGCATCACCAGGCTGGGGATGATGCGCGGCACCGAATATATCGACCTGCGCGAACGCGATCCGGTCCTGCTGACCAATGACCGGCTGCTCCTTCTGGGCAAGCGGGTCGAACTGACGCAATTCGGCGACCGGCTGTGA
- a CDS encoding BCCT family transporter translates to MSDQTPNPPGKDPRKGHKGRPGDEQREREALRGRFEPEPPETGEEALPTPEGPTEIIETEFEVGQDNIEGKAPFPFDIHNPVFAISAGAVVLFTAVTIILQIMTAVPDIDGVAQASGIQTAFEGLRGWVTSTFDWFFLLAGNIFVLLCLALIVSPLGKVRLGGPEATPDFSMTGWFAMLFAAGMGIGLMFYGVSEPLGHFQAAFSGTVVEDGVRTDWAPLNGAEGDEAAARRLGMAATIFHWGLHPWAIYAVVALSLALFAYNKGLPLTLRSVFYPLLGERVWGWPGHVIDVMAVLATLFGLATSLGIGAEQATAGFNFLGLFGASSTTKVVLIVLITAVALMSVVLGVEKGVKRLSELNMGLAVLLLFFIIAVGPTMNIITGFFGNLGAYAKEVLPLSNPFGRDDDNFRQGWTAFYWAWWISWSPFVGMFIARVSRGRTVREFLIAVLIVPMLISVLWMTALGGTAISMTAEGIDTIGSAALELKLFEMLTHLPWTTITSTVGIILVIVFFVTSSDSGSLVIDTISAGGKVNAPVPQRIFWCTIEGLVAIALLLGGGLAALQAMAVSTGLPFTLVLLGASWAMVKGLIAERRELA, encoded by the coding sequence ATGTCAGATCAAACACCCAACCCGCCAGGCAAGGACCCCCGCAAGGGGCACAAGGGCCGACCTGGCGATGAACAGCGCGAGCGCGAAGCCCTGAGAGGCCGCTTCGAGCCGGAACCTCCAGAAACCGGCGAAGAGGCGCTGCCCACGCCGGAAGGTCCGACCGAGATCATCGAAACCGAGTTCGAGGTCGGACAGGACAATATCGAGGGAAAGGCGCCGTTTCCCTTTGACATTCACAATCCGGTATTCGCCATTTCGGCGGGCGCCGTGGTTCTGTTTACCGCCGTCACCATCATTCTGCAGATCATGACGGCGGTGCCGGATATCGACGGCGTCGCTCAGGCGAGCGGCATCCAGACGGCCTTCGAGGGGCTTCGCGGCTGGGTCACCTCGACCTTCGACTGGTTCTTCCTCCTGGCCGGCAACATCTTCGTGCTGCTTTGCCTAGCGCTGATCGTCTCGCCCCTGGGCAAGGTGCGCCTGGGCGGTCCCGAAGCGACGCCGGACTTTTCGATGACCGGCTGGTTCGCGATGCTGTTTGCCGCCGGTATGGGCATCGGGTTGATGTTCTATGGGGTCAGCGAACCTCTGGGGCATTTCCAGGCAGCATTCAGTGGTACGGTCGTCGAGGACGGCGTGCGGACCGATTGGGCGCCCCTGAACGGTGCCGAGGGCGACGAGGCCGCGGCAAGGCGTCTTGGCATGGCCGCGACGATCTTCCACTGGGGGCTGCACCCTTGGGCAATCTATGCGGTGGTGGCACTGTCGCTGGCACTGTTCGCCTATAACAAGGGGCTGCCGCTGACGCTGCGTTCGGTCTTTTATCCGCTGCTGGGCGAGCGCGTCTGGGGCTGGCCCGGGCATGTCATCGACGTGATGGCCGTGCTGGCGACCCTGTTCGGCCTTGCGACCTCGCTGGGCATCGGGGCCGAGCAGGCGACGGCTGGTTTCAACTTCCTGGGCCTGTTCGGAGCGAGCTCGACCACGAAGGTGGTGCTGATCGTGCTGATCACCGCGGTTGCGTTGATGTCGGTGGTTCTTGGCGTCGAGAAAGGCGTGAAGCGCCTGTCCGAGCTGAACATGGGCCTTGCGGTCCTGTTGCTGTTCTTCATCATCGCTGTCGGACCGACGATGAACATCATCACCGGTTTCTTCGGCAATCTTGGCGCTTACGCGAAAGAGGTCCTGCCGCTGTCGAACCCGTTCGGGCGCGACGACGACAACTTCCGCCAGGGTTGGACGGCCTTCTACTGGGCCTGGTGGATCAGCTGGTCACCCTTTGTCGGCATGTTCATCGCCCGCGTTTCGCGGGGCCGCACGGTGCGGGAATTCCTGATCGCCGTGCTGATCGTGCCGATGCTGATCTCGGTTCTGTGGATGACGGCGCTTGGCGGCACCGCGATCTCGATGACCGCAGAGGGTATCGACACGATCGGAAGCGCGGCCTTGGAACTCAAGCTGTTCGAAATGCTGACACATCTGCCCTGGACCACGATCACGAGCACGGTGGGCATCATCCTGGTCATCGTCTTCTTCGTGACCTCGTCCGATTCCGGTTCGCTGGTGATCGACACGATCTCGGCAGGCGGCAAGGTCAATGCGCCGGTGCCGCAGCGGATCTTCTGGTGCACGATCGAGGGCCTGGTGGCCATCGCCCTGCTGCTGGGCGGCGGCCTGGCCGCGCTGCAGGCCATGGCCGTCTCGACCGGGCTGCCCTTTACGCTGGTGCTGCTCGGGGCAAGCTGGGCCATGGTCAAAGGATTGATCGCGGAGCGGCGAGAACTCGCCTGA
- the zapA gene encoding cell division protein ZapA: protein MAEVEFTIGHKEYSLGTQDGEEKQLQRAAEILDGEARQIIEQAGRMPEPRLLLLAGLMLADRFASMEARAEKAERLANRLQSNPTRVEVPVIPSDLKEAMAELAARAESLAERLEDQQNG from the coding sequence ATGGCGGAAGTCGAATTCACCATTGGCCACAAGGAATACAGCCTTGGAACCCAGGATGGCGAGGAAAAGCAGCTGCAACGCGCTGCCGAGATCCTGGATGGCGAGGCGCGGCAGATCATCGAGCAGGCGGGACGGATGCCCGAGCCGCGCCTGCTGCTGCTGGCCGGGCTGATGCTGGCAGATCGTTTCGCGTCGATGGAGGCACGGGCCGAGAAGGCCGAGCGGCTTGCCAACCGCCTGCAATCCAACCCGACCCGGGTCGAGGTGCCGGTGATCCCGTCCGACCTGAAAGAGGCGATGGCCGAGCTGGCCGCCCGCGCCGAATCGCTGGCCGAGCGGCTGGAAGATCAGCAGAACGGTTGA
- a CDS encoding alpha/beta fold hydrolase has translation MKLNHSVTGQDQGLPILLVHGLFGQGRNLGAIARRLSEQRRVILVDLRNHGDSPHDPDHSYAAMAGDLAAVIEAFGGRVDLAGHSMGGKAAMHLALTRPELIRKLVVMDIAPVSYGHSQNHLVEAMQAMDLQGLNRRSEADKRLAEHIDDAGLRAFFLQSLDLKSDPPRWRLNLPALHDWMDRTTGWPKGLPKAAFDGPALFMAGAESDYVDDAGEAAIREYFPQARLLRIKHAGHWMHADAPEAVAETLAAFMSGG, from the coding sequence ATGAAGCTGAATCACTCCGTCACCGGGCAGGATCAGGGCCTGCCGATCCTGCTGGTTCACGGCCTGTTCGGACAGGGCCGCAACCTGGGCGCCATCGCCCGGCGCCTCTCTGAACAGCGGCGGGTCATCCTTGTGGACCTGCGCAATCACGGCGACAGCCCGCATGATCCCGATCACAGCTATGCCGCCATGGCCGGAGACTTGGCCGCGGTGATCGAGGCATTCGGCGGGCGCGTCGATCTGGCAGGGCATTCCATGGGCGGCAAGGCCGCGATGCATCTGGCGCTGACCCGACCGGAACTGATCCGCAAGCTGGTGGTGATGGATATCGCGCCGGTGAGCTATGGCCACAGCCAGAACCATCTTGTCGAGGCGATGCAGGCGATGGATCTGCAGGGGCTCAACCGGCGCAGCGAAGCCGACAAGCGGCTTGCCGAGCATATCGATGATGCCGGCCTGCGGGCCTTCTTCCTGCAATCGCTGGACCTGAAATCCGATCCGCCCCGCTGGCGGTTGAACCTGCCGGCACTGCACGACTGGATGGATCGCACGACCGGCTGGCCCAAGGGCCTGCCCAAGGCGGCATTCGACGGCCCGGCCCTGTTCATGGCCGGTGCCGAATCGGATTACGTGGATGACGCGGGCGAGGCCGCCATCCGCGAATATTTCCCGCAAGCGCGGTTACTGCGCATCAAGCATGCCGGGCATTGGATGCATGCCGATGCGCCCGAGGCGGTGGCCGAGACCCTGGCGGCCTTCATGAGTGGTGGGTGA
- a CDS encoding MFS transporter, protein MSDSRSMRPALMALALGAFAIGTSEFAAMGLLPYFAGDLGLTEPQAGHVISAYALGVVIGAPLTSILGARLPRRRYLAALMAFYGVMNLLAAVLPGFAMLTGMRFLAGLPHGGFLGVAMLYAADALPREHRARGAAQIIMGLTVANIAGVPLAGALGQGIGWRWGFALPGLLALISAWAILRLAPRVGGNPDARPWDELQALRNPRVLWLLAVGAIGFGGLFAVYAFLTAAMLATTDAPGWAIPLALAMFGVGGTLGTWAAGQMTERLGQIRAAYVSLAAMAVTQGFAALVVGDWMLMVLSSFLLAAGAGLVIPLQTRLMDVAGPAQSMAAAMNHAAFNAANALGPFLAGAALAAGWGWRAPGLVGIALTAAGVLVLMLAVRQDRAVAVPEGCA, encoded by the coding sequence ATGAGTGATTCGCGCAGCATGCGGCCCGCCCTCATGGCCCTCGCATTGGGGGCCTTTGCGATCGGGACATCGGAATTCGCGGCGATGGGTCTCTTGCCCTATTTCGCGGGCGATCTGGGGTTGACCGAGCCGCAGGCGGGTCATGTCATCAGCGCCTATGCGCTTGGCGTGGTCATCGGCGCACCGCTGACCTCGATCCTTGGGGCGAGGCTCCCGCGGCGGCGTTACCTGGCGGCACTGATGGCGTTTTACGGGGTCATGAACCTGTTGGCCGCGGTCCTGCCGGGCTTTGCCATGCTGACGGGGATGCGTTTCCTGGCAGGTTTGCCGCATGGCGGTTTCCTGGGGGTGGCGATGCTCTATGCTGCCGACGCCTTGCCGCGCGAGCATCGTGCACGGGGTGCGGCGCAGATCATCATGGGGCTGACGGTCGCCAATATCGCCGGGGTGCCGCTGGCCGGGGCCCTGGGGCAGGGGATAGGCTGGCGTTGGGGCTTTGCGCTGCCTGGATTGCTGGCGCTGATCTCGGCCTGGGCGATCCTGCGGCTGGCACCGCGCGTGGGCGGCAATCCCGATGCGCGCCCATGGGACGAGTTGCAGGCGCTGCGCAACCCCAGGGTGCTGTGGCTGCTGGCGGTGGGCGCGATCGGCTTTGGCGGCTTGTTCGCCGTTTATGCCTTTCTGACGGCGGCGATGCTGGCCACGACGGATGCGCCGGGCTGGGCGATCCCGCTGGCCCTGGCGATGTTCGGGGTGGGCGGCACGCTTGGCACATGGGCCGCCGGGCAGATGACCGAGCGGTTAGGCCAGATCCGCGCCGCCTATGTCAGCCTTGCCGCCATGGCCGTGACCCAGGGCTTTGCCGCGCTGGTCGTGGGTGACTGGATGCTGATGGTCCTGTCCTCCTTCCTGCTGGCGGCGGGGGCGGGGCTGGTCATTCCGCTGCAGACCCGGCTGATGGATGTGGCCGGTCCCGCGCAGAGCATGGCCGCTGCCATGAACCATGCCGCCTTCAATGCCGCCAATGCCCTGGGGCCGTTCCTCGCCGGGGCCGCCCTTGCCGCCGGATGGGGCTGGCGGGCGCCGGGTCTTGTCGGGATCGCGCTTACGGCTGCGGGGGTCCTGGTTCTGATGCTGGCGGTACGACAGGATCGGGCAGTTGCGGTGCCGGAAGGCTGCGCATGA
- a CDS encoding DUF599 domain-containing protein: protein MFANIPFAAELTPLDLAAVLFLFVAWFGIGWITENPPAGKPSVSVLMKRYRREWMQQFVTRDPRIFDGNILASLREGTAFFASACMIAIGGALAMIGNTDRLRGIVQEFELEHGTALLWELKLLVPMFFIVNAFLKFVWSHRLFGYCAIMMAAVPNESDHPMARDRARQAAELNITAARSFNAGLRSVYFALGGLAWLAGAWALTVAAAVVLFVTWRREFASNSRRVIMRSLPAPQLPDPVVPPASEPGPPQP from the coding sequence ATGTTCGCCAATATCCCCTTCGCCGCCGAATTGACGCCGCTCGATCTGGCAGCCGTCCTGTTTCTGTTTGTCGCATGGTTCGGCATCGGCTGGATCACCGAGAACCCGCCTGCCGGCAAACCCTCGGTCTCTGTGCTGATGAAGCGCTATCGCCGGGAATGGATGCAGCAATTCGTCACCCGCGATCCACGCATCTTCGACGGCAATATCCTGGCCAGCCTGCGCGAGGGCACGGCGTTCTTCGCCTCGGCCTGCATGATCGCCATCGGCGGCGCGCTGGCCATGATCGGTAATACCGACCGGCTTCGCGGCATCGTGCAGGAATTCGAGTTGGAACACGGCACCGCGCTTCTGTGGGAGCTGAAGCTGCTGGTGCCGATGTTCTTCATCGTCAACGCCTTCCTGAAATTCGTCTGGTCGCACCGGCTTTTCGGCTATTGCGCGATCATGATGGCAGCAGTTCCGAACGAATCCGACCACCCGATGGCCCGCGACCGCGCCCGGCAGGCGGCGGAACTGAACATCACCGCCGCCCGCAGCTTCAATGCCGGGCTGCGCTCGGTCTATTTCGCGCTCGGGGGGCTGGCATGGCTGGCCGGGGCCTGGGCGCTCACCGTTGCGGCGGCGGTCGTGCTCTTCGTGACATGGCGGCGCGAATTCGCCTCGAACTCGCGCCGTGTCATCATGCGCAGCCTTCCGGCACCGCAACTGCCCGATCCTGTCGTACCGCCAGCATCAGAACCAGGACCCCCGCAGCCGTAA
- a CDS encoding Hsp20 family protein: MRNFDLTPLYRATVGFDRLADVMDRALTADVAAPTYPPYNIEKTGEDSYRISIAVAGFAPDDLSVELRDSAVIVSAQKAEEDESRSYLHRGIATRAFERKFTLADHVRVEGASHVDGMLHIDLVREIPEALKPRRIEIAKSAPKVEKLDA, translated from the coding sequence ATGCGTAATTTCGACCTGACCCCGCTTTATCGCGCCACCGTGGGTTTTGATCGGCTGGCCGATGTCATGGATCGCGCGCTGACGGCCGATGTGGCCGCGCCGACCTATCCCCCCTACAATATCGAGAAGACCGGTGAGGACAGCTATCGTATCTCGATCGCCGTGGCGGGTTTTGCTCCCGACGATCTGAGCGTCGAGCTGCGTGACAGCGCCGTCATCGTCTCGGCTCAGAAGGCCGAGGAAGATGAGAGCCGCAGCTACCTGCATCGCGGCATCGCCACCCGCGCCTTCGAGCGCAAGTTCACCCTGGCCGATCATGTCCGCGTCGAGGGCGCCAGCCATGTCGATGGCATGCTGCATATCGACCTGGTACGCGAGATCCCCGAGGCACTGAAGCCGCGCCGGATCGAGATCGCCAAATCCGCGCCGAAGGTGGAGAAGCTGGACGCTTGA
- a CDS encoding GNAT family N-acetyltransferase — MTVIESRRISLRLISEEDAPELQAYYMRNARHLEPWEHSRPDGYHTIPEWEKRAKQFAEEISEGHSYRFAARLHGDAEVMAVANFTNVVRGAFLACNLGYSIDARCQGRNLMFEGLSVLIPYVFQEYRLHRIMANYIPENTRSANF; from the coding sequence ATGACGGTGATCGAGAGTAGACGAATATCCTTACGCCTCATTTCCGAAGAAGATGCTCCGGAGCTTCAGGCATACTACATGCGCAATGCAAGGCATCTGGAACCATGGGAGCACTCGCGTCCCGATGGTTATCACACCATCCCAGAATGGGAGAAGCGTGCCAAACAATTTGCCGAAGAAATATCCGAGGGGCATTCGTATCGTTTCGCGGCAAGATTGCATGGTGATGCGGAGGTCATGGCGGTTGCCAATTTCACCAATGTTGTGCGTGGTGCTTTCCTGGCTTGCAATCTCGGCTATTCAATTGATGCGAGGTGCCAGGGGCGGAATCTCATGTTTGAGGGGCTCTCCGTATTGATCCCGTATGTCTTTCAAGAGTATCGGCTGCACCGGATCATGGCCAACTATATTCCCGAAAACACAAGGAGCGCAAACTTCTGA
- the recR gene encoding recombination mediator RecR gives MAEGSDDIQALIALMARLPGLGPRSARRIVLQLIRKRNGQMTQLAQLLDNVARNSRECLTCGNITDRDECAICADPARANGEICVVEDVADLWALERGRAFRGRYHVLGGTLSALDEIGPEDLGIPALVDRIGREGISEVILALNATVEGQTTAHYISDALAESGVSITGLAQGVPIGGELDYLDDGTISAALRARRRL, from the coding sequence ATGGCCGAGGGCAGCGACGACATCCAGGCGCTGATCGCCCTGATGGCAAGGCTGCCCGGCCTCGGCCCCCGCTCGGCCCGGCGCATCGTGCTGCAGCTTATCCGCAAGCGCAACGGCCAGATGACCCAGCTTGCCCAGCTTCTGGACAATGTCGCCCGGAATTCGCGCGAGTGCCTGACCTGCGGCAATATCACCGACCGCGACGAATGCGCGATCTGCGCCGATCCGGCCCGCGCCAATGGCGAGATCTGCGTGGTCGAGGATGTCGCCGATCTCTGGGCGCTCGAACGCGGCCGGGCCTTTCGCGGCCGCTACCATGTGCTTGGCGGCACGCTTTCCGCGCTGGACGAGATCGGCCCAGAGGATCTGGGCATCCCCGCCCTGGTCGACCGCATCGGGCGCGAGGGCATAAGCGAAGTCATCCTGGCGCTGAACGCCACCGTGGAAGGCCAGACCACCGCCCACTACATCTCGGACGCGCTGGCGGAGAGCGGTGTCTCGATCACCGGCCTCGCGCAGGGCGTGCCCATCGGCGGCGAACTCGACTATCTCGACGACGGCACCATCAGCGCAGCCCTGCGGGCGCGGCGCAGGCTTTAG
- a CDS encoding YbaB/EbfC family nucleoid-associated protein produces the protein MFKGLGGIGDMSKMMKAAKDMQDRMQQMQADMEKITVTGESGAGLVKATATAKGELTALDIDPSIFQPSEKEVVEDLILAAIKDAQRKAQDKMQSEMSRITEELGLPADMKLPF, from the coding sequence ATGTTCAAGGGATTGGGCGGCATTGGCGACATGTCGAAGATGATGAAGGCCGCCAAGGACATGCAGGACCGCATGCAGCAGATGCAGGCGGATATGGAGAAGATCACCGTCACCGGCGAATCCGGCGCCGGGCTGGTCAAGGCCACCGCCACCGCCAAGGGCGAGTTGACGGCGCTGGATATCGACCCGTCGATCTTCCAGCCAAGCGAGAAAGAGGTCGTCGAGGACCTGATCCTCGCCGCCATCAAGGATGCGCAGCGCAAGGCGCAGGACAAGATGCAATCGGAAATGTCCCGCATCACCGAAGAACTCGGCCTGCCCGCCGATATGAAGCTGCCGTTCTGA